One genomic region from Rattus norvegicus strain BN/NHsdMcwi chromosome 10, GRCr8, whole genome shotgun sequence encodes:
- the Hint1 gene encoding adenosine 5'-monophosphoramidase HINT1: MADEIAKAQVAQPGGDTIFGKIIRKEIPAKIIFEDDRCLAFHDISPQAPTHFLVIPKKHISQISVADDDDESLLGHLMIVGKKCAADLGLKRGYRMVVNEGADGGQSVYHIHLHVLGGRQMNWPPG; this comes from the exons ATGGCTGACGAGATTGCCAAGGCTCAAGTGGCCCAGCCCGGTGGCGACACGATCTTCGGCAAGATCATCCGCAAAGAAATCCCGGCCAAGATCATTTTCGAGGACGATCGG TGTCTTGCTTTTCATGACATTTCCCCTCAAGCACCAACACACTTTCTGGTGATACCCAAGAAGCACATATCCCAGATTTCTGTggcagatgatgatgatgaaagt ctTCTAGGACATTTAATGATTGTTGGCAAGAAATGTGCTGCGGATCTGGGCCTGAAGCGCGGGTATCGGATGGTGGTGAATGAAGGTGCAGACGGGGGGCAGTCTGTCTATCATATTCACCTCCACGTCCTTGGAGGTCGGCAGATGAACTGGCCTCCTGGTTAA